Below is a genomic region from Chryseobacterium scophthalmum.
CAGCGACATCCTTTTTTGCGGTGGCTTGAAAAAAGCAGTGGCAAAAAAGATATAGTGGAAAGCGGGATTTAGCTCCTGATAAAAATTTTGATTTCGGGGAAACTTGTTTTGAGTTTGAAATATTGCGCAATAAAAAACCCGAAAATCTTACGACTTCGGGTTTTGATATTTCAATATACTATTGTTCTATGAGTGTACCAAACCACGAAGCCTCGCCTTTGCAAAAGGCAATCCTACTGATGAATGTTGATTGTATTTGAACATTGCTTCGTTGTTTTTTAATGGTTAAACTTGATTTTCAGTTGCAAAGATATTATTTTTTTTGAATTACAAAATAAAAATTTAAAAAATTATTTATCACTTATTAATGACTTTCATTAGATCGAAAATGCTATATTTGTTTTCTTAACCAAAAAATATATGAAAAACACATTAATGAAATCCCTGCTGTGCGCATTTGCATTCGTGATTCTATTTTCCTGTAATTCTAACAAGAATGACGACATTTTAAAATACACCACGGATACCACTTTAGGTTTATCGAGAGTGAATTTAAATTCTATTTCTGATAAAATTCCGGTTGAAAAGATCCTGAAAGAAAAGAAAAACCTCAACGATGAGGGAAGAGTTCTTTTGCAATTGATCAGCAAGCCGAAAGAATCCGGTATTGATATCAGCAAACCGCTTTACATTATGGTGGAACCCGGAAAATCGAATTCAGATCCTGATGTGAAAGCATTTTTCTGGATCAGTGACAAGGCGAAATTCCAGAAAAGCATGTCTGATCTTACCAAAACTAAAATAACAATCGACAAAAAGGATTTTATTTTTGAAGACGGAAAGATTACAGGAAGCATCAAAGGTGATATGGCGATTATGTCGAGCGAGAAATCTTTTTCTTATTCAAGATATAATTCTATGGATGGCGTTGCAAAACTTAGCGAAAAATACTTTACTGATTTTTGGGCAAGAAAAGGAACTTCAAACAAAGTAATCATCGATCAGGTAAACGAATCTCTGGTAAGCGGAAAAGATGTGAGCGGATGGATGAATCTTGGAGCTGTTGCAAGCTACGTTTCTAAAGGATATATAGAAACTCTGGCTGTAAATAAGTTGATTAAAGATTCAGGAATTGGTTTTGATTTCAGCTTCGATAAAGGCAAA
It encodes:
- a CDS encoding DUF4836 family protein, coding for MKNTLMKSLLCAFAFVILFSCNSNKNDDILKYTTDTTLGLSRVNLNSISDKIPVEKILKEKKNLNDEGRVLLQLISKPKESGIDISKPLYIMVEPGKSNSDPDVKAFFWISDKAKFQKSMSDLTKTKITIDKKDFIFEDGKITGSIKGDMAIMSSEKSFSYSRYNSMDGVAKLSEKYFTDFWARKGTSNKVIIDQVNESLVSGKDVSGWMNLGAVASYVSKGYIETLAVNKLIKDSGIGFDFSFDKGKVEMDTKTFFNSDMKKIVEKYYSKNNINYDLVKNVELDNSKSFSIGYFSLDFMRYLIKEAGFEATVNHYLASTNTTLEDITTTFTGDYAYMDMKSNPADSMEYYSNKRAMVLGFNPKKKDVLTSLLQGPLGESKKYTIVDNQVIFSDDQSVNAQFQAKKAAKNSKLSKKTGITAYSWSDGSDYNRRETVPAKVIEISNESKENAGNLVSKSLITLDKKDENALYYFIMND